In Mytilus edulis chromosome 13, xbMytEdul2.2, whole genome shotgun sequence, a single window of DNA contains:
- the LOC139500516 gene encoding ATP-dependent DNA helicase PIF1-like, whose protein sequence is MVHKHVIECVHRTFCDIMECNDPFGGKIVMLGGDFRQILPVIRHGRQADIVESNLKRSFLWQNIQTLHLTINMRVRTNNSFSDEAFENFLLRIGNGTQQILDDGQSTIELPRYICIEPNDNGLQKLIDSVYPNLKRVDPDNSYLGTAILTTKNENVDKINTLVMDQFPATPSNTKIYLSADAVADEDQQGHYPTEFLNSLTPSGTPPHKLYLKKKAPIILLRNLNPTEGLLNGTRLCVLNLGTRIIEAKILTGQHSGNTVFLPRITIIPSDPGLPFDLKRRQFPIRPAFGITINKSQGQTLDHIGLDLTEPVFSHGQLYVALSRVRSFHSLTILPNKDSFVNEKYTTQNIVYKEVLN, encoded by the coding sequence ATGGTCCATAAACATGTTATTGAGTGTGTTCACAGAACTTTCTGTGATATTATGGAATGTAATGATCCATTTGGAGGCAAAATTGTTATGTTAGGCGGTGACTTTAGACAGATTCTTCCGGTTATAAGGCATGGGAGGCAAGCCGACATTGTCGAAAGTAACCTAAAGAGGTCATTCTTATGGCAGAATATACAAACATTGCATTTAACTATCAATATGCGTGTTCGCACAAATAACTCATTTTCTGATGAAGCATTTGAAAACTTTCTTCTTCGTATAGGCAATGGAACACAGCAAATTTTGGATGATGGACAATCTACCATTGAGTTACCAAGATATATATGTATTGAGCCAAATGATAATGGACTCCAAAAATTGATAGATAGTGTATATCCAAATTTGAAAAGGGTAGATCCTGATAATAGTTATTTGGGAACAGCAATATTAactactaaaaatgaaaatgtggaCAAAATTAACACCTTAGTCATGGATCAATTTCCTGCTACACCATCAAACACCAAAATTTATCTCAGTGCTGATGCAGTTGCAGATGAAGACCAGCAAGGTCATTATCCAACTGAATTTCTGAATTCGTTAACACCGTCTGGAACACCTCCACACAAATTGTACTTAAAGAAAAAAGCGCCCATAATACTTTTGCGCAATTTAAATCCTACCGAGGGATTACTTAATGGAACACGACTATGTGTGCTTAACTTAGGCACCAGAATAATAGAGGCTAAAATTCTCACTGGACAACATTCTGGCAATACTGTATTTTTACCCAGGATTACAATCATTCCATCAGATCCTGGACTTCCCTTCGACCTAAAACGCCGACAATTTCCTATTAGACCAGCCTTTGGAATTACAATCAATAAGTCTCAGGGACAAACATTAGATCATATTGGTTTAGACCTCACAGAGCCAGTTTTCTCACATGGACAATTATATGTTGCCCTATCTAGAGTCCGCTCTTTTCATTCATTAACAATACTTCCTAACAAAGATTCCTTCGTCAATGAGAAATACACAACACAAAATATAGTGTACAAGGAAGTTTTAAATTAA
- the LOC139501324 gene encoding MICOS complex subunit Mic10-like — protein MFWFVSNENTSKPFTLKNMADQKRSEDVLGEKWDRCIADTAIKTASGLGVGIVLSFILFKRKTWPVALGTGFGLGMGYSNCQNDFQQPYLLHGKRVKAPLNGSQS, from the exons ATGTTTTGGTTCGTTTCGAATGAAAATACCAGCAAGCCTTTCACGTTAAAAAACATGGCTGATCAAAAGAGGTCGGAAGACGTCCTTGGTGAAAAGTGGGATCGATGCATTGCAGACACggcaattaaaacag CTAGTGGATTGGGTGTTGGTATAGTGCTGTCATTCATTCTTTTCAAAA GAAAGACCTGGCCTGTAGCACTGGGAACAGGATTTGGATTAGGCATGGGATACTCCAATTGTCAGAATGATTTTCAGCAGCCATATTTATTACATGGGAAAAGAGTTAAG